Proteins encoded within one genomic window of Pseudalkalibacillus sp. SCS-8:
- a CDS encoding cytochrome d ubiquinol oxidase subunit II yields MEIQLLGITVLWIFLYGYLIVASIDFGAGFFAYYGKITKRDHIINNIISRYLSPVWEVTNVFFVFFFVGLVGFFPSTAYYYGTALLVPGSIALVLLAIRGSFYAFGNYGAKDSHLYTFLYGATGLLIPASLSTALTISEGGFIVEENGAVIFLVEELFTSFYSWSVVLLAIVSVLYISAMFLSFYASKAKDWAALDLLRKYALFWSPPTILASFLVFLALRDHNLEHFNSMLEYSYFFLISFICFNIAVWFVYRNKRYGMAFIFVMLQFFFAFFGYGISHLPYILYPYITIDAGFTNETMGIALVIAFIAGLLLLIPSLILLMRMFLFDAKYVEGSREK; encoded by the coding sequence ATGGAGATACAATTACTTGGTATAACCGTTCTTTGGATTTTCCTTTATGGGTATTTGATCGTCGCGTCCATTGATTTTGGTGCTGGGTTCTTTGCCTATTATGGAAAAATCACGAAGAGGGATCATATCATCAATAACATTATCAGTCGGTATCTGTCGCCTGTTTGGGAAGTTACGAATGTCTTTTTTGTCTTCTTCTTTGTAGGCTTGGTCGGTTTCTTTCCAAGCACGGCGTATTACTACGGGACAGCATTGCTTGTCCCAGGAAGTATTGCTCTCGTACTTCTTGCCATTAGAGGCTCTTTTTACGCTTTTGGTAATTATGGAGCGAAAGACAGTCACCTGTATACGTTTCTATATGGTGCGACAGGATTGCTCATTCCCGCTTCCTTATCCACTGCACTCACTATTTCAGAAGGCGGTTTTATTGTGGAAGAAAACGGGGCTGTGATTTTCCTTGTGGAAGAATTGTTCACCAGCTTCTATTCTTGGTCGGTCGTGTTGCTGGCAATCGTGAGTGTGCTCTATATAAGTGCAATGTTTTTGTCCTTTTATGCAAGTAAAGCGAAGGATTGGGCTGCGTTGGATTTGTTGAGGAAGTATGCCCTCTTTTGGAGTCCACCAACCATTTTAGCAAGCTTTCTTGTCTTTTTAGCATTACGTGACCATAATCTTGAGCACTTTAACAGCATGCTTGAATATTCCTATTTTTTCCTGATATCCTTTATCTGTTTTAATATAGCTGTGTGGTTTGTCTATCGGAATAAACGTTACGGAATGGCCTTCATATTTGTGATGCTGCAATTCTTTTTCGCCTTCTTCGGGTATGGTATTTCACATTTACCATATATTCTATATCCTTACATTACAATCGATGCAGGCTTTACGAATGAAACGATGGGTATAGCATTAGTCATAGCCTTTATCGCAGGACTTCTTCTACTCATTCCATCATTGATTCTTCTTATGCGTATGTTCTTATTCGATGCTAAATATGTAGAAGGAAGCAGGGAAAAATGA
- a CDS encoding peroxiredoxin — MAERMVAKQAPRFEMDAVLPNKEFGKVSLEENMKNDKWTVLFFYPMDFTFVCPTEITALSDRYDEFEDLDAEVIGVSTDTIHTHLAWINTNRDDNGLGQLKYPLAADTNHKVSEEYGVLIEEEGVALRGLFIISPEGELMYSVVNHNNIGRDVDETLRVLQALQTGGLCPANWKPGQETL, encoded by the coding sequence ATGGCAGAACGTATGGTAGCAAAACAAGCACCGCGCTTCGAAATGGATGCGGTACTTCCAAACAAAGAATTCGGTAAAGTAAGCCTTGAAGAAAACATGAAAAATGACAAGTGGACAGTCCTTTTCTTCTATCCAATGGACTTCACTTTCGTTTGCCCGACAGAAATCACTGCACTAAGTGATCGTTACGATGAGTTTGAAGATCTAGATGCTGAAGTGATTGGTGTATCCACTGATACAATCCACACTCACCTTGCATGGATCAACACGAACCGTGATGACAACGGTCTTGGACAATTGAAATATCCACTAGCTGCAGATACGAACCACAAAGTATCTGAAGAATATGGCGTTCTTATTGAAGAAGAAGGTGTAGCACTACGCGGGCTATTCATCATCAGCCCAGAGGGTGAACTTATGTACTCTGTAGTGAACCACAACAACATCGGACGTGACGTTGATGAAACACTACGTGTACTACAAGCACTTCAAACTGGTGGACTTTGCCCTGCGAACTGGAAACCAGGTCAAGAAACTCTTTAA
- a CDS encoding ABC transporter ATP-binding protein: METFKRLKEFYWPYRKYFFLSVFSLLFVSGITVIYPMLLQFTIDEVIISGQYKWIPYLAIGFILVMMIKGTATFFHQYLGDLFGVTAVYKLREALYKKLQYLPFRYYDNAKTGDLMSRLTADVEGFRFFLSFGFAQIINFLLLVSFSLAVMFYYSIPLALVTLGMLPFLAIAVYRFDKRVHPAFRGIRKSMGRLNTKVQENVSGINTIKSLSREDFEIGKFVNNNKDYRDNYLNTSDIWAKYFPLMELIGHLCVVFLLSYGGYLVFEGSLQPGELVAFFSLVWYIIWPIMMLGFVINTFSQSKASGERLLEILDEPEDIQDVEDPLEMETLNGDVEFVNVTHKYASEDELALKDVSFKAPKGTTIGLLGATGAGKTTITQLISRFYEPIEGSILIDGRDIKEYAIKSLRKNVGVVLQETFLFSSTIRDNIAYGDADVAFEKVVDAAKRAQAHDFITELPDGYDTVLGERGMGLSGGQKQRIAIARAILSDPSILILDDATSAVDMETEFKIQKAFQEVMKDRTTFIIAHRISSLKHADEILVLEEGRVAQRGTHDELINQEGMYRRVYDIQYQDKAAIKEKKTG, encoded by the coding sequence ATGGAAACATTCAAACGTTTGAAAGAGTTTTATTGGCCTTATCGCAAGTATTTCTTCTTATCCGTTTTTTCTTTATTGTTCGTTTCAGGAATCACAGTCATCTACCCGATGCTGCTCCAATTTACAATCGACGAAGTCATTATATCGGGACAATATAAGTGGATACCTTACTTAGCGATCGGTTTCATACTCGTGATGATGATAAAAGGGACAGCGACGTTTTTTCATCAATATTTGGGAGATCTTTTCGGGGTCACGGCGGTATATAAATTACGAGAAGCACTCTATAAGAAACTTCAGTATTTACCGTTCAGATATTATGACAATGCGAAGACCGGAGACCTGATGTCACGATTGACTGCTGATGTCGAGGGGTTTCGGTTCTTTTTATCCTTCGGTTTCGCTCAAATCATTAACTTCCTCCTATTGGTTTCGTTCAGTTTAGCTGTCATGTTCTACTATTCGATTCCATTGGCTCTCGTCACACTAGGGATGCTGCCATTCCTCGCCATTGCGGTGTATCGATTTGACAAGCGTGTCCATCCTGCCTTCAGAGGGATTCGGAAATCAATGGGACGCTTGAATACAAAGGTGCAAGAAAACGTCAGTGGAATCAATACGATCAAGTCTTTGTCCAGAGAAGACTTTGAGATCGGAAAGTTTGTAAACAATAACAAGGATTATCGAGATAATTACTTGAATACATCCGATATTTGGGCGAAATACTTCCCACTGATGGAGCTGATCGGACATTTGTGTGTCGTATTTCTGCTTTCATATGGTGGGTATCTCGTGTTTGAAGGAAGCTTGCAGCCAGGTGAATTAGTGGCGTTCTTCAGCCTTGTCTGGTACATCATCTGGCCAATCATGATGCTCGGATTTGTCATCAACACGTTCTCCCAGTCCAAGGCTTCTGGAGAACGTCTTCTCGAAATATTGGATGAACCAGAGGATATTCAGGATGTAGAGGATCCTCTTGAAATGGAAACGCTCAACGGTGATGTCGAATTCGTAAATGTGACGCACAAATATGCAAGTGAAGATGAGCTTGCATTAAAGGATGTATCCTTCAAAGCCCCTAAAGGAACGACGATTGGGTTGTTGGGGGCGACCGGTGCCGGAAAAACGACGATTACACAATTGATTTCAAGATTCTACGAACCGATCGAAGGTTCCATACTCATAGATGGCAGGGATATAAAAGAGTATGCCATCAAGTCCTTACGGAAAAATGTCGGTGTCGTCCTTCAGGAAACATTTTTATTTTCATCTACGATACGCGATAACATCGCTTATGGAGATGCCGATGTCGCATTCGAAAAAGTCGTAGACGCTGCCAAGCGTGCACAAGCGCATGATTTCATCACGGAATTGCCTGATGGCTACGACACAGTACTCGGAGAAAGAGGCATGGGATTGTCTGGGGGGCAAAAACAACGCATCGCCATTGCAAGGGCGATTTTATCAGATCCGAGCATACTCATTCTTGATGATGCGACAAGTGCAGTTGATATGGAAACGGAATTCAAGATACAAAAGGCATTCCAGGAAGTGATGAAGGATCGTACGACATTCATCATCGCTCACCGTATCTCCTCCTTGAAGCATGCAGATGAAATTCTTGTTCTTGAAGAAGGCAGAGTCGCTCAACGAGGAACACACGATGAATTGATCAATCAGGAAGGTATGTACAGAAGAGTGTACGATATCCAATATCAAGATAAAGCTGCTATCAAGGAAAAGAAGACAGGTTGA
- a CDS encoding YkuS family protein: MPRIGVEHSLSAVQEALQSKGYEVKQLQQEQDAADCDCCVITGQDENVMGIQNTMTQGSVINAHGMSADDVCQQIDQRFQQQ, translated from the coding sequence ATGCCACGAATTGGAGTAGAACATTCATTATCTGCTGTACAAGAGGCTTTGCAAAGTAAAGGATATGAAGTGAAGCAGCTTCAGCAAGAACAAGATGCCGCTGATTGTGATTGCTGTGTAATCACAGGACAGGATGAAAACGTAATGGGGATCCAGAATACCATGACACAAGGATCTGTCATCAATGCACATGGAATGTCAGCAGATGATGTTTGTCAACAAATCGACCAACGTTTCCAACAACAATAA
- a CDS encoding potassium channel family protein — protein sequence MKKQFAVIGLGRFGGSICRSLSNNDMEVLAIDSDEDRVNEFSSIATHAVIADATDESVLKSLGVRNFDHVIVAIGDNIQASILTTLILKELGVAHITVKAQNDYHEKVLRKIGADRIVHPERDMGQRIAHNIMSNNVLDYLELSDEHSIVELIASKKMHDKTLIELDIRANYGCNVMAIKRNDDIVVSPQATHTIREGDILIVIGADNDISRLEKHLLME from the coding sequence GTGAAAAAGCAATTCGCTGTAATCGGTTTAGGACGCTTCGGTGGAAGCATTTGCCGTTCTCTAAGCAACAATGACATGGAGGTGCTTGCAATAGACAGTGATGAAGATCGTGTTAACGAATTCTCTTCTATTGCTACCCATGCTGTCATTGCAGATGCCACAGATGAAAGCGTTCTGAAAAGTCTGGGTGTGCGAAATTTTGATCATGTTATCGTTGCAATCGGTGATAACATTCAAGCTAGTATCTTGACGACACTGATCCTTAAGGAATTGGGTGTTGCCCATATTACGGTAAAAGCACAAAATGATTATCATGAAAAAGTGCTCAGAAAGATAGGCGCTGATCGTATCGTCCATCCTGAAAGGGATATGGGGCAACGGATTGCGCATAATATCATGTCGAATAACGTTCTCGATTACTTGGAGCTTTCAGATGAACACAGTATTGTCGAATTGATTGCAAGTAAGAAAATGCATGACAAAACCCTTATTGAATTGGATATACGCGCGAATTATGGTTGTAACGTCATGGCCATCAAACGGAACGATGATATTGTCGTATCTCCTCAGGCTACACATACCATCCGAGAAGGGGACATCTTGATTGTTATTGGTGCGGATAATGACATAAGCCGTCTTGAAAAGCATCTGTTGATGGAATAG
- a CDS encoding ChaB family protein, with protein MPYDKKSELPDQVKDNLLKKHAQEIYKEAFNSASEQYDQEKTAHKVAWSAVKEKYTKNENDNWVKKDD; from the coding sequence ATGCCATACGATAAGAAAAGTGAACTGCCTGACCAAGTAAAGGATAACCTACTAAAAAAACACGCTCAAGAAATCTATAAAGAGGCTTTCAATTCAGCGAGTGAACAGTATGATCAAGAGAAGACGGCTCACAAAGTTGCATGGAGTGCAGTAAAAGAGAAATACACAAAGAATGAAAATGACAATTGGGTCAAAAAAGATGACTAA
- a CDS encoding cytochrome ubiquinol oxidase subunit I, translating into MPELDSAMLSRLLTSLTLGFHIIFATLGVGVPLLISGAEWIGIRRNDPHYRLLARRWTRGFVVTVAVGVVTGTCIGLQLSLLWPSFMEVAGQVIGLPLFLETFAFFFEAIFLGIYLYTWDRFENPYYHWLISVPVVIGSSASAFFISTVNAFMNAPKGFKLDNGKLTEIQPLVAMFNPATPTKAAHVISSAYLTSAFVLAAVTAFLILKKGQTEYYKKALHFTMVTAFVFAIATAIIGDFSGKYLAKYQPEKLAAAEWHFETEKGADLIVGGVLDENGEVKYALRLPKFLSILAHGDPNAEVIGLEEFPKEETAPLFIHYLFDLMVGIGMFLAALSTLYLVLQRWNRSWHHSRVFLWAIVASGPLSMLAIEAGWIFSEVGRQPWILWHVMKTVEGATTSDHVGAMFLLFLGLYIVLGWICTVVLLKMFKDNPVETEFEQMER; encoded by the coding sequence ATGCCAGAACTCGATAGCGCCATGTTAAGTCGATTGTTGACAAGTCTTACATTAGGATTCCATATCATCTTTGCAACGCTAGGTGTCGGAGTCCCCTTGCTGATTAGTGGAGCTGAATGGATCGGTATTCGTCGTAATGATCCACATTATCGACTTCTTGCGAGAAGATGGACAAGAGGGTTCGTCGTAACGGTTGCTGTCGGTGTTGTTACAGGAACATGTATCGGTCTTCAATTATCATTATTATGGCCGAGCTTTATGGAGGTAGCGGGTCAAGTTATCGGATTACCGTTATTCTTGGAGACGTTTGCTTTCTTTTTTGAAGCCATTTTCTTAGGGATCTATCTCTATACATGGGACCGGTTCGAGAACCCCTATTATCATTGGTTGATATCAGTGCCTGTCGTCATCGGTTCGTCGGCGTCCGCTTTTTTCATATCAACCGTTAATGCTTTTATGAATGCACCGAAGGGCTTTAAGCTCGATAATGGCAAGTTAACAGAAATCCAGCCACTGGTGGCGATGTTCAATCCGGCAACACCGACGAAAGCGGCACATGTCATTTCATCCGCCTATTTGACGTCCGCTTTTGTACTTGCAGCAGTTACAGCTTTTCTTATTTTGAAAAAGGGACAGACAGAGTATTACAAGAAGGCGTTACATTTCACCATGGTCACTGCATTCGTTTTTGCCATTGCTACGGCTATCATCGGCGATTTTTCAGGAAAATATCTTGCAAAATATCAACCTGAAAAATTGGCAGCTGCTGAATGGCATTTCGAAACGGAAAAGGGTGCGGATCTGATTGTAGGGGGAGTGTTGGATGAGAATGGTGAAGTAAAATATGCGCTTCGTCTACCTAAATTCTTGAGTATCCTTGCCCATGGCGACCCAAATGCTGAAGTAATTGGTCTTGAGGAATTTCCGAAAGAAGAGACCGCTCCATTGTTCATCCACTACCTTTTTGATTTGATGGTCGGTATCGGAATGTTTTTAGCAGCTCTATCAACCTTATACCTTGTCCTGCAAAGGTGGAACAGATCATGGCACCATTCGAGGGTGTTCTTGTGGGCAATTGTCGCTTCGGGACCTCTTTCTATGCTCGCCATCGAAGCAGGATGGATTTTTTCAGAGGTAGGGCGTCAGCCATGGATTTTATGGCATGTCATGAAGACAGTGGAGGGTGCTACGACAAGTGACCATGTCGGTGCGATGTTCCTCCTCTTCCTCGGTCTTTATATTGTACTTGGCTGGATCTGTACGGTTGTATTGCTGAAAATGTTCAAGGATAACCCGGTTGAGACAGAATTCGAGCAGATGGAACGGTAA
- a CDS encoding ABC transporter ATP-binding protein: METKSNTKKRFHYSQDRAIEKQFNWQQLFRLFGFMSPYKKNLLPKAIITMLITTGVRLVIPIFIGVLLFDHAIKDKDEGLLVQLIVGILGLYILSWIANTFRIKWTNQLGQYIIYDIRQGLFKHIQRLSHRFFDQRSGGSILVRIINDVNSLQELFTNGVINLLMDFILLVGILVIMFVLSPELTLAIMIVLPIMFFISTKLRRNIRRSWQTVRIKQAKMNSHLNESIQGIRVTQSYTQERENMGFFEGVNGETFESWRDATKKSAVFRPFVEMSNAIGTAILIWYGVHLIRNGMDYGVFVTFAFYLGMFWEPISRMGQVYNQLLVAMASSERIFEFLDEKPNVSERKDAITFKDIDGKIEFEDVEFAYDEKRKALDGINLTIGAGETVALVGHTGSGKTTIANLISRFYDPTKGKVKIDDVDLKDVKLDSLRQKVSVVLQDTFIFSGTIMENIRFGKPDATDEEVIHAAEAVGAGAFIEKLDNGYETEVEERGNVLSVGERQLISFARALLADPRILILDEATASIDTETELKIQNALKTLLKGRTAIIIAHRLSTIREADNIFVLDHGTLIEQGNHDSLMKQKGEYYDLIVSQFKMLDAM, encoded by the coding sequence ATGGAGACAAAATCAAATACAAAGAAAAGGTTTCATTATTCGCAAGATCGAGCGATCGAAAAGCAATTCAATTGGCAACAGCTTTTCCGATTATTTGGATTTATGAGTCCATATAAAAAAAACCTGCTGCCTAAAGCAATCATCACGATGTTGATTACAACTGGAGTCCGTCTGGTCATACCGATCTTCATCGGGGTGCTCCTGTTCGACCATGCGATCAAAGATAAGGACGAAGGTCTGCTCGTACAGCTCATTGTCGGTATCCTTGGGCTATATATCCTCTCCTGGATAGCAAATACCTTCAGAATTAAATGGACCAATCAGTTAGGGCAATATATCATCTATGATATCCGTCAAGGTTTGTTCAAGCATATTCAGCGTTTATCGCATCGTTTCTTCGATCAGCGTTCAGGAGGCTCCATCCTCGTCCGGATCATCAATGATGTAAACTCACTTCAGGAGTTGTTTACGAACGGGGTCATCAATCTTTTGATGGACTTCATCCTATTGGTTGGTATACTCGTCATCATGTTCGTGCTGAGTCCTGAACTTACTCTTGCGATCATGATTGTACTCCCAATCATGTTCTTCATATCAACGAAGCTACGACGCAATATTCGAAGGTCCTGGCAAACTGTACGGATAAAACAAGCAAAAATGAATTCCCATTTGAATGAAAGCATCCAGGGAATACGCGTTACACAATCGTATACGCAAGAGCGAGAGAATATGGGCTTTTTCGAAGGTGTGAATGGAGAAACATTCGAAAGCTGGCGTGATGCAACCAAGAAAAGTGCCGTATTCAGACCGTTTGTTGAAATGTCGAATGCAATTGGAACAGCTATTTTGATCTGGTATGGTGTCCACCTTATCAGGAACGGAATGGACTATGGCGTATTCGTCACCTTTGCTTTTTATCTCGGTATGTTCTGGGAACCAATCTCCAGAATGGGGCAGGTATACAATCAATTACTAGTCGCGATGGCTTCCAGTGAACGTATATTTGAATTCCTTGATGAGAAACCGAATGTATCTGAGAGGAAGGATGCAATTACCTTCAAAGACATTGACGGTAAAATCGAATTTGAAGATGTCGAATTTGCCTATGATGAAAAGCGTAAAGCATTGGACGGAATCAATCTGACGATTGGAGCAGGAGAAACAGTTGCGCTTGTCGGCCACACAGGCTCAGGAAAAACGACGATTGCCAACTTGATCAGCCGGTTCTATGATCCTACTAAGGGTAAGGTGAAAATTGACGATGTCGATTTAAAGGATGTTAAACTGGATAGCCTGCGTCAGAAGGTAAGTGTCGTCTTACAGGACACGTTTATCTTCTCTGGGACGATTATGGAAAACATACGGTTCGGTAAGCCTGATGCTACTGATGAAGAAGTGATTCATGCTGCGGAAGCGGTAGGCGCAGGTGCATTCATTGAAAAATTGGATAATGGATATGAAACAGAGGTAGAAGAGAGAGGGAATGTCTTGTCAGTAGGGGAAAGGCAATTGATTTCCTTTGCACGGGCCTTGTTGGCTGACCCTAGAATCCTCATACTTGATGAAGCTACTGCAAGTATTGATACAGAAACCGAATTGAAGATCCAGAATGCGCTCAAGACGTTATTGAAAGGGCGAACAGCGATCATCATCGCCCACAGGCTATCTACAATCAGAGAAGCAGACAATATCTTCGTGCTCGATCATGGCACCTTGATAGAACAAGGAAATCATGATTCCTTAATGAAGCAAAAGGGAGAGTATTACGATTTAATCGTTTCCCAATTCAAAATGCTAGATGCGATGTAA
- a CDS encoding mechanosensitive ion channel — MNYNSIMQEWSAYLGKLPDLIVALLVLLVGWIIAKGIESVVRRALKKTSVDDKLFRGQNKKYSSEKIVSKIVYYLILVFVFIMFFNILSLSFIATPLVSMLEAITATVPNVLKAALILLLGWIVASVLSWAVRKFSKGTGVEKLLRKWNITKSDEEASKAIHNASKIVFYLVLLIFLPGVLSALEITGTSEPFANMIGSLLAFLPKLFAAALIVLIGWVVAKIVRDILTNFLKSIGTERAAERLGLSKFFEGTSLSSVIGTIVFVLILIPTVISALEQLDIKGISDPAIAMLNDILTMLPNIAVAIALILVGMFVGKWIRSIVTSLLERLGFNSILKHMGIGRWNPSESRVSLSEIVGYVAQIFVVLLFVVEALELIQLDFLVSLAAAIIGYLPALFAAIIILAIGLYIGNLVKKLLLNILEGPSYQVLASVAKYTIIVLAFFMALDQLGVADSIVNSAFILILGALALAFGLSFGLGGKEFAAKHLRNLDAKIDQMSVNRSNNNADNTDFNDPNNLS, encoded by the coding sequence ATGAACTACAACTCAATCATGCAGGAATGGTCCGCCTACCTTGGCAAACTACCTGACCTGATCGTAGCACTATTGGTCCTGCTTGTAGGCTGGATCATCGCGAAAGGAATTGAAAGTGTCGTCCGTCGTGCTTTAAAAAAGACCAGTGTGGACGACAAACTGTTTAGAGGGCAAAACAAGAAATATTCATCAGAAAAAATCGTAAGTAAAATCGTCTACTATTTGATTCTTGTCTTCGTCTTCATCATGTTCTTCAACATACTTAGCTTGAGTTTCATCGCAACACCGCTTGTCAGTATGTTAGAAGCGATCACTGCGACGGTGCCGAATGTATTGAAGGCTGCATTGATCCTTCTATTAGGCTGGATTGTTGCATCTGTTCTTAGCTGGGCAGTGAGAAAGTTCAGTAAAGGGACAGGTGTAGAGAAGCTGTTGAGGAAATGGAACATCACAAAGAGCGATGAAGAAGCAAGTAAAGCTATTCATAACGCTTCGAAAATCGTATTCTATTTAGTACTATTAATCTTCTTACCTGGTGTTCTATCAGCACTTGAAATAACAGGGACAAGCGAACCATTTGCAAACATGATCGGAAGCCTTCTTGCATTCTTACCGAAACTGTTTGCTGCAGCACTGATCGTCCTGATTGGTTGGGTTGTGGCGAAGATCGTCCGGGATATTCTGACAAACTTCTTGAAGAGTATCGGGACTGAACGAGCTGCAGAGCGTCTCGGCCTTTCGAAATTCTTTGAGGGAACAAGCTTATCTTCTGTCATCGGCACAATCGTGTTTGTCTTGATTTTGATTCCGACGGTCATTTCAGCACTAGAGCAGCTGGATATTAAAGGCATATCCGATCCTGCCATCGCCATGCTGAACGACATTTTGACTATGCTGCCGAACATTGCGGTCGCTATCGCTTTGATTTTGGTCGGAATGTTCGTTGGAAAATGGATACGTTCCATTGTTACCTCCCTACTTGAACGACTAGGGTTCAATTCCATTCTGAAGCACATGGGAATCGGTAGATGGAATCCATCTGAATCAAGAGTCAGCCTTTCTGAGATTGTCGGTTATGTAGCTCAAATCTTCGTAGTGCTCTTGTTTGTAGTAGAAGCTCTTGAACTGATCCAGTTGGATTTCCTTGTTTCACTTGCAGCAGCCATAATTGGATATCTGCCAGCATTATTTGCTGCGATTATCATTCTTGCCATTGGCCTCTACATTGGAAACCTTGTCAAGAAGCTGCTTCTCAATATTCTTGAAGGTCCAAGCTATCAAGTGTTAGCTAGTGTTGCAAAGTATACAATCATCGTATTAGCCTTTTTCATGGCTCTTGATCAACTCGGAGTAGCAGACTCCATTGTCAATTCTGCGTTCATCCTCATTCTTGGAGCACTGGCCCTTGCGTTCGGCCTATCCTTTGGACTGGGTGGAAAAGAGTTTGCAGCTAAGCATCTTCGAAATTTGGATGCTAAGATCGATCAAATGAGCGTTAACCGATCAAACAATAATGCTGATAACACTGATTTCAATGACCCAAACAACTTATCTTAA
- a CDS encoding mechanosensitive ion channel family protein, with the protein MPEIIANIQWAEVLRNLGIVTIKLILILIVYGIAKGIGNRIINSSFQKLEEKKDMSEGRAQTLKSLTKSIYGYVLIFILVVVVMGTFGISIAGLLAGAGVIGLAIGFGAQGLVSDVVTGFFILLEKQLDVGDYVTAAGMDGIVEETGLRTTHIRGFDGTLHYVPNRNISTVSNHTRGNMRALVDIGISYDDDIDKAIQVLQEACDRVAESNEDIVDGPNVVGVQSLGSSDVVIRVIAQAKTNMQWAVERELRKAMKQALDANGIEIPFPHQVYIHKNENND; encoded by the coding sequence TTGCCAGAAATTATAGCTAATATTCAATGGGCAGAAGTATTAAGAAATCTTGGAATCGTAACAATTAAACTTATCCTCATTCTTATTGTGTATGGAATTGCAAAAGGAATTGGGAACCGGATCATCAATTCTTCCTTTCAAAAGCTGGAAGAAAAGAAAGACATGTCCGAAGGAAGAGCACAAACCCTTAAAAGTTTGACTAAAAGCATCTACGGATATGTATTAATTTTCATATTGGTTGTTGTCGTAATGGGAACCTTCGGCATCAGCATAGCTGGCTTACTTGCTGGTGCAGGTGTTATAGGACTTGCAATTGGTTTTGGTGCACAAGGACTAGTCAGTGATGTTGTTACTGGATTTTTCATCCTACTCGAAAAGCAGCTTGATGTTGGAGATTATGTAACTGCAGCCGGAATGGATGGAATTGTTGAAGAAACTGGTTTACGTACCACACATATTCGTGGTTTCGATGGAACATTACATTACGTACCAAACCGTAACATCAGTACAGTGAGCAATCATACTCGTGGAAACATGAGAGCGCTGGTCGATATCGGTATTTCATACGATGATGATATTGATAAAGCGATCCAAGTCCTGCAGGAGGCATGTGATCGTGTTGCAGAATCCAACGAGGACATCGTGGATGGACCGAATGTAGTCGGCGTACAGTCGCTTGGTTCATCAGATGTTGTCATCCGTGTCATTGCTCAAGCGAAAACGAATATGCAGTGGGCTGTCGAGCGTGAATTACGTAAAGCAATGAAACAAGCGCTTGATGCAAACGGAATCGAAATCCCATTCCCACATCAAGTCTATATTCACAAAAACGAAAACAACGACTAA